In Ilumatobacter fluminis, the following proteins share a genomic window:
- a CDS encoding formate--tetrahydrofolate ligase produces the protein MTLPPDLDIARSVTPKPVRDIAAGMGLDADLLRPYGDDVAKIDLAAIDRLADRPKAKYVVVTAITPTPLGEGKTTTAVGLGQAMAHIGKQATLSLRQPSMGPTFGIKGGAAGGGYSQVIPMELLNLHLTGDFHAVTAAHNLLAAMVDNHLHHGNELDLAIDDITWRRVLDVNDRALRNIVVGLGGKIDGVPRQTGFDITAASEVMALLALTTSAADLRERLGRIVVGYTRSGEPVTADQLQAAGSMAVILRDALSPNLLQTLEHTPVIVHTGPFGNIATGNSSVIGDLIGIRTGEYLITEAGFGADMGAERFFNIKCRTSGLVPDAAVVVATIRALKAHSGNYRIVAGKPLPDDLFAERPDDVEAGAANLRKQIENVQAHGITPVVAINAFPTDHPSEHEVVRRIAESMGVRAEVCTNVVDGGAGAKALAGAVVEACDEPSEFRFLYDTADSLKTKIEKVATRIYGAERVEYTGPASRQIASYEANGFGDLPVCIAKTHLSISGDPSLKGAPTGHTLQVREVRASVGAGFVYPICGTMSTMPGLSKQPAATRIGFDDDGRIVGLS, from the coding sequence ATGACGCTGCCGCCCGATCTCGACATCGCCCGGTCCGTGACGCCGAAGCCGGTGCGCGACATCGCCGCCGGCATGGGCCTCGACGCCGACCTGTTGCGCCCGTACGGCGACGACGTCGCCAAGATCGATCTGGCGGCGATCGATCGGTTGGCCGACCGCCCGAAGGCGAAGTACGTCGTCGTCACGGCGATCACGCCCACACCGTTGGGCGAAGGCAAGACGACCACGGCGGTCGGTCTCGGTCAGGCGATGGCGCACATCGGGAAGCAGGCGACCCTGTCGCTCCGCCAGCCCTCGATGGGGCCGACGTTCGGGATCAAGGGTGGCGCAGCGGGCGGCGGGTACAGCCAGGTGATCCCGATGGAGCTCCTCAACCTCCACCTCACCGGTGACTTCCACGCAGTCACGGCTGCGCACAACCTGCTCGCCGCCATGGTCGACAACCATCTGCACCACGGCAACGAACTCGATCTCGCGATCGACGACATCACGTGGCGACGCGTGCTCGATGTGAACGACCGTGCTCTGCGCAACATCGTGGTCGGACTCGGCGGCAAGATCGACGGCGTGCCGCGCCAGACCGGCTTCGACATCACCGCCGCGTCCGAGGTGATGGCGCTGCTGGCACTGACCACCTCCGCCGCCGACCTGCGAGAGCGACTCGGTCGGATCGTCGTCGGCTATACCCGGTCGGGTGAGCCGGTCACGGCCGACCAGTTGCAGGCAGCGGGTTCGATGGCGGTCATCTTGCGCGACGCCCTGTCACCGAACCTCCTTCAGACGCTCGAGCACACGCCCGTGATCGTGCACACCGGCCCGTTCGGCAACATCGCCACCGGCAACTCGTCGGTGATCGGCGACCTGATCGGCATCCGCACCGGCGAGTACCTGATCACCGAGGCCGGCTTCGGCGCCGACATGGGTGCCGAACGCTTCTTCAACATCAAGTGCCGCACCTCCGGTCTGGTGCCCGATGCCGCCGTCGTGGTCGCCACCATCCGCGCCCTCAAGGCGCACTCCGGCAACTACCGCATCGTCGCCGGGAAGCCGCTCCCGGACGATCTGTTCGCCGAACGTCCCGACGACGTCGAGGCGGGGGCAGCGAACCTGCGCAAGCAGATCGAGAACGTGCAGGCGCACGGCATCACGCCCGTCGTGGCGATCAACGCCTTCCCGACCGATCATCCCTCCGAGCACGAAGTCGTCCGCCGGATCGCCGAATCGATGGGCGTTCGCGCCGAGGTGTGCACCAACGTCGTCGACGGTGGCGCCGGTGCCAAGGCCCTGGCAGGAGCGGTCGTCGAGGCGTGCGACGAGCCGAGCGAGTTCCGCTTCCTGTACGACACCGCCGACTCCCTGAAGACCAAGATCGAAAAGGTCGCCACCCGCATCTACGGCGCAGAACGGGTCGAGTACACCGGTCCGGCGAGTCGTCAGATCGCCTCCTACGAGGCGAACGGCTTCGGTGATCTGCCGGTGTGCATCGCCAAGACCCACCTGTCGATCTCGGGCGACCCGTCACTCAAGGGGGCGCCCACCGGCCACACCTTGCAGGTACGCGAGGTGCGGGCGTCCGTCGGCGCCGGTTTCGTGTACCCGATCTGCGGCACCATGAGTACGATGCCGGGCCTCTCGAAGCAGCCGGCCGCCACCCGGATCGGCTTCGACGACGACGGCCGGATCGTCGGCCTCTCCTGA
- a CDS encoding bifunctional 5,10-methylenetetrahydrofolate dehydrogenase/5,10-methenyltetrahydrofolate cyclohydrolase — protein sequence MTDSFERTAGGAILLDGNRLRDEIVAQIRDDLEGLGSPNVCLATVLVGGDKPSRIYVRMKQRKAEEAGMRSRHVEIPETASQADVEAAVQELVDDPDVHGILVQLPLPDGFDPEPVLALIPPEKDVDGLTERSMGRLIRGLPGHVPCTPLGVMRLMERYGVETAGKRAVVVGRSTLVGLPQLLLLGRKGVDATVTLAHSRTPDMIEVCREADILVAAAGQARMITADHVKPGAAVLDVGVSRSEAGIVGDVDFDAVQAVAGAITPMPGGTGPMTIGCLLENTVAAARMLGAIPASA from the coding sequence GTGACCGACAGCTTCGAACGTACGGCCGGTGGGGCGATCCTGCTCGACGGCAACCGGCTCCGCGACGAGATCGTCGCCCAGATCCGCGACGACCTGGAGGGCCTCGGAAGCCCGAACGTGTGCCTTGCCACGGTCCTCGTCGGCGGCGACAAGCCGAGCCGTATCTATGTGCGGATGAAGCAGCGCAAGGCCGAAGAGGCCGGCATGCGCTCGCGCCACGTCGAGATCCCCGAGACGGCATCCCAGGCCGACGTCGAAGCGGCGGTGCAGGAGCTCGTCGACGACCCCGACGTCCACGGCATCCTGGTGCAGCTCCCGCTCCCGGACGGCTTCGACCCCGAACCGGTGTTGGCACTGATCCCGCCGGAGAAGGACGTCGACGGTCTCACCGAGCGGTCGATGGGCCGCCTCATCCGTGGCCTGCCCGGTCACGTGCCGTGCACGCCGCTCGGGGTGATGCGGCTGATGGAGCGCTACGGCGTCGAGACGGCCGGCAAGCGTGCCGTGGTGGTCGGCCGGTCGACCCTCGTCGGGTTGCCGCAGCTGCTGCTGCTCGGGCGCAAGGGCGTCGACGCCACCGTCACCCTGGCGCACTCCCGCACGCCCGACATGATCGAGGTGTGCCGCGAGGCCGACATCCTCGTCGCGGCGGCGGGTCAGGCCCGCATGATCACCGCCGACCACGTCAAGCCCGGCGCGGCCGTGCTCGACGTCGGCGTCTCGCGCAGCGAAGCCGGCATCGTCGGCGATGTCGACTTCGACGCCGTCCAAGCCGTCGCCGGAGCGATCACCCCGATGCCCGGCGGTACCGGCCCGATGACCATCGGCTGCCTGCTCGAGAACACCGTCGCCGCCGCCCGCATGCTCGGCGCCATCCCTGCCTCCGCCTAG
- a CDS encoding MFS transporter — translation MSEAPVVEQLVPPAVDHASVDTGGPVRASLVWATWALFVGLGVMVAGAGLYATTVGIRAEAESFPTVAIGAMSAGYYLGFLVGSRAALYVLTTVGHIRVYTALAALLTVTILVTGMVVHPAAWIALRMLAGACLAGQYVVAESWLNQIVTNDQRARVLGFYTLVTVVPYGVGQLGVGVIDPATLTIFAVAAILISLAVTPVSLSAAAAPPLHLSNEKMTLRELFALVPTGVVTSLLVGIAHGAFIGLGAVYGARVGLSAAEVGIFVTMPTLGSLLLQIPIAGASDRIDRRAVGAASASVAAAGALGLLVFGADNPAGLAAMVLIGGTTYPLYSIAGAYTNDWVPAERLTAVAAQLVVVYGAGAFTGPLLASVIMGVVGDDGYVWTALIAHLTIACYLAIRIAQAPAGVRAKPWNDVALTERALYVPATVASMGRRLRRPSRKPRRRPRVGTRKH, via the coding sequence GTGAGCGAGGCACCCGTCGTCGAGCAACTGGTCCCGCCTGCGGTCGACCATGCCTCCGTCGACACCGGTGGGCCGGTGCGGGCGTCGCTCGTCTGGGCCACCTGGGCGCTGTTCGTCGGGCTCGGGGTGATGGTGGCCGGCGCCGGCCTGTATGCGACGACGGTCGGGATCCGGGCCGAGGCCGAGAGCTTCCCCACCGTCGCGATCGGCGCCATGAGTGCCGGGTACTACCTCGGTTTCCTCGTCGGGTCGCGGGCGGCGCTGTACGTGCTCACGACGGTAGGTCACATCCGCGTCTACACGGCGCTCGCCGCCCTGCTCACCGTCACGATCCTGGTGACCGGCATGGTCGTGCACCCGGCGGCCTGGATCGCGCTCCGGATGTTGGCCGGAGCGTGTCTCGCCGGCCAGTACGTCGTGGCCGAATCGTGGCTGAACCAGATCGTGACCAACGATCAGCGGGCGAGGGTGCTCGGGTTCTACACGTTGGTGACCGTCGTTCCCTACGGCGTCGGACAGCTCGGTGTCGGTGTGATCGACCCGGCCACGCTCACCATCTTCGCGGTCGCCGCGATCCTCATCTCGCTGGCGGTGACGCCGGTGTCGCTCTCGGCCGCCGCCGCCCCGCCGCTCCACCTCAGCAACGAGAAGATGACGTTGCGCGAGCTGTTCGCGCTGGTCCCGACGGGCGTCGTCACCTCACTGCTCGTCGGTATCGCCCACGGCGCGTTCATCGGCCTCGGTGCCGTGTACGGCGCTCGCGTCGGCCTGAGCGCCGCCGAGGTCGGCATCTTCGTCACCATGCCGACGCTCGGCAGCCTGCTGCTCCAGATCCCCATCGCCGGCGCCTCCGACCGCATCGACCGGCGGGCCGTCGGCGCCGCCAGCGCGTCGGTCGCCGCCGCAGGTGCGCTCGGGTTGTTGGTCTTCGGCGCCGACAACCCCGCCGGGCTGGCCGCGATGGTTCTGATCGGTGGCACCACCTACCCCCTCTACTCGATCGCCGGCGCGTACACGAACGACTGGGTGCCCGCCGAGCGGCTCACCGCCGTCGCCGCGCAACTCGTCGTGGTCTACGGCGCCGGCGCGTTCACGGGCCCGCTGCTCGCATCGGTGATCATGGGCGTCGTCGGCGACGACGGCTATGTGTGGACAGCGCTGATCGCGCACCTGACGATCGCGTGCTACCTGGCGATCCGCATCGCTCAGGCGCCGGCCGGCGTTCGTGCGAAGCCGTGGAACGACGTGGCGCTTACCGAACGGGCGCTCTACGTCCCGGCGACGGTGGCCAGCATGGGCCGCCGTCTCCGCCGCCCCAGCCGCAAACCTCGGCGCCGCCCCCGAGTCGGCACCCGCAAACACTGA
- a CDS encoding ABC transporter permease translates to MSRSRHDEGTFGLVRANLRRDRVRIGVWIAGITAMVAVSAQSVKALFPTQADLDAAAASSDNPAIVAFQGPPYGLDTVGGQVAFQIGAPGLVLVGLMALLQTGRLTRSEEEAGRLELVRSLPVGRHAPTLAAGIVVGAMCLAVGVLTALALALQGLPLAGSVCFGVGYAAVGAVFMAITLVTAQMSENPRVANGMAGLALGASFILRAVGDAGENFLSWLSPIGWSQQTRAFADERWWPFLLSFGATALLFVVATKLENHRDLGAGLVAPKAGADRATPRLSSPFALALRLQRGSVATWAGGTAALALVYGGLTSAIEDFIDDNPQLEDFFAQTGGDVADITSSYLATSAQVTALIGSGYVIQSVLRLRSEETRERTEPVLATATSRWRYWVGHLGVAVGGALVVLLLSGLVLGISSAAVMGDGSLFGDGVAAVLAYFPAVLVMAGVPALTVGLFPRFSAVAWAMLMLTFVVSFFGTLLELPDWVLAVSPFDHIALVPVETMSVASVTGLCLVAAALLGVGLATYQRRDIPA, encoded by the coding sequence GTGAGTCGTTCGCGACACGACGAGGGCACGTTCGGCCTGGTCCGCGCCAACCTCCGGCGCGACCGCGTGCGGATCGGTGTGTGGATCGCCGGCATCACCGCGATGGTCGCCGTGTCGGCCCAGAGCGTCAAGGCGCTCTTCCCCACCCAGGCCGACCTCGACGCCGCCGCAGCGAGTTCCGACAACCCGGCCATCGTCGCGTTCCAGGGGCCGCCGTACGGACTCGACACGGTCGGCGGCCAGGTCGCCTTCCAGATCGGTGCGCCGGGTCTGGTCCTCGTCGGTCTGATGGCGCTGCTGCAGACCGGTCGGCTGACCCGGAGCGAAGAAGAAGCGGGGCGCCTGGAACTGGTCCGTTCGCTGCCGGTCGGTCGGCACGCGCCGACCCTGGCCGCCGGCATCGTCGTCGGGGCGATGTGCCTCGCCGTCGGCGTGCTGACGGCGCTCGCACTCGCCCTGCAGGGCCTCCCGCTCGCCGGCTCGGTGTGTTTCGGGGTCGGTTACGCAGCGGTCGGCGCCGTGTTCATGGCGATCACGCTCGTGACGGCCCAGATGAGCGAGAACCCTCGGGTTGCGAACGGGATGGCCGGACTCGCGCTCGGTGCGTCGTTCATCCTCCGAGCGGTGGGCGACGCCGGCGAGAACTTCTTGTCGTGGCTGTCGCCGATCGGATGGAGCCAACAGACCCGTGCCTTCGCCGACGAGCGGTGGTGGCCGTTCCTCCTCTCGTTCGGCGCCACGGCGCTCCTGTTCGTCGTCGCCACCAAGCTCGAGAACCATCGAGACCTCGGAGCGGGTCTCGTCGCTCCGAAGGCCGGGGCCGACCGGGCGACGCCGCGCTTGTCGTCACCGTTCGCGCTCGCCCTCCGTCTTCAACGTGGCTCGGTCGCCACCTGGGCCGGCGGCACCGCTGCGCTGGCGCTCGTGTACGGCGGGCTGACGTCGGCGATCGAGGACTTCATCGACGACAACCCCCAACTCGAGGACTTCTTCGCCCAGACCGGTGGGGACGTCGCCGACATCACGTCGTCGTATCTCGCCACGTCGGCACAGGTGACGGCGTTGATCGGGAGTGGCTACGTGATCCAGTCGGTGCTGCGGCTCCGCTCGGAGGAGACCCGTGAACGCACCGAGCCGGTGCTGGCGACCGCGACCTCACGGTGGCGCTACTGGGTCGGGCACCTCGGGGTCGCCGTCGGCGGAGCCCTCGTCGTCCTGCTCCTCTCGGGTCTCGTGCTCGGCATCAGTTCGGCGGCGGTGATGGGTGACGGGTCGCTGTTCGGCGACGGCGTCGCGGCGGTGCTCGCCTACTTTCCGGCCGTGCTCGTGATGGCCGGCGTTCCGGCGCTCACGGTGGGGCTGTTCCCGAGGTTCTCCGCCGTGGCCTGGGCGATGCTGATGCTGACATTCGTCGTGTCGTTCTTCGGCACGCTCCTCGAACTCCCCGACTGGGTCTTGGCCGTCTCGCCGTTCGACCACATCGCGCTGGTGCCGGTCGAGACGATGTCCGTGGCATCCGTCACCGGATTGTGCCTCGTGGCTGCTGCGCTCCTGGGTGTCGGACTGGCGACGTACCAGCGCCGTGACATCCCGGCCTGA
- a CDS encoding ABC transporter ATP-binding protein, which produces MDEMAIEVDGLIKEFGSFRALDGLDLSVRRGEVHGFLGPNGSGKSTTIRVLLGMLRHDGGTVRLLGGDPWDDAVELHRRLAYVPGDVNLWPKLTGGEIIDLLGRLRGDLDEDRRRELVDRFELDPTKKARTYSKGNRQKVGLVAALASRTELLVLDEPTSGLDPLMESVFQECIKEARDEGRTVLLSSHILAEVEALCERVSIIRSGRTVESGTLDDLRRASHTSVSVRTERDVDLGTINGVRDVRTEHGHLRFEVDNAQLPTALDVLTAGGVLSLTCSPPTLEELFLRHYDEPGTDDAAATS; this is translated from the coding sequence ATGGACGAGATGGCGATCGAGGTCGACGGACTGATCAAGGAGTTCGGGTCGTTCCGAGCACTCGACGGGCTCGACCTGAGCGTGCGGCGAGGCGAGGTGCACGGCTTCCTCGGGCCGAACGGGTCCGGCAAGTCGACGACGATCCGGGTCCTGCTCGGCATGCTGCGCCACGACGGCGGCACGGTCCGACTGCTCGGCGGCGACCCGTGGGACGACGCGGTCGAGCTGCACCGACGCCTCGCCTACGTGCCCGGCGACGTCAACCTGTGGCCCAAACTGACGGGTGGCGAGATCATCGACCTGCTCGGCCGACTCCGCGGTGACCTCGACGAGGACCGTCGACGTGAGCTCGTCGACCGGTTCGAGCTCGACCCGACGAAGAAGGCGCGCACCTACTCGAAGGGCAACCGCCAGAAGGTCGGCCTCGTCGCCGCGCTCGCCTCACGGACCGAGCTCCTGGTACTCGACGAACCGACGTCGGGTCTCGACCCGCTCATGGAGTCCGTCTTCCAGGAATGCATCAAGGAAGCACGTGACGAGGGACGCACCGTGCTGCTGTCGAGCCACATCCTCGCCGAGGTCGAGGCGCTCTGCGAGCGCGTCAGCATCATCCGGTCCGGACGCACCGTCGAGTCCGGCACCCTCGACGACCTCCGCCGGGCGAGCCACACCTCGGTGTCGGTCCGGACCGAGCGCGACGTCGACCTGGGCACGATCAACGGGGTTCGCGACGTGCGGACCGAACACGGCCATCTGCGGTTCGAGGTCGACAACGCTCAGCTCCCGACCGCGCTCGACGTCCTCACAGCCGGCGGCGTGCTGTCGCTCACCTGTAGCCCACCCACGCTCGAGGAGCTGTTCCTCCGCCACTACGACGAGCCCGGCACCGACGACGCGGCTGCGACGTCGTGA
- a CDS encoding class I SAM-dependent methyltransferase — protein MGTEFDDARATAFLDQMRTILNHGMAASMIGIGHRVGLFDTMARLGGRGAPSTEVADLAGLHERYVREWLDAMTVARIVEYDSNTDAYRLPPEHAAFTTRSAGMANMASYAQYISLCAAVEDELVECFRHGGGVPYESFDRFHAVMAETSGMRFDALLVDVVLPLVPGVVELLEHGIRVADVGCGRGHAVNLMAEAFPRSTFVGIDFSETALEIGRAEAAERGLTNASFIAADAAELGDEHRYDFITTFDAVHDQAHPRAMVDGIFRSLAPGGHWLCADIRASSHVGENLDHPMGSFMYGVSCQHCMTVSLAYDGEGLGAMWGVHRAKALFAESGFTDIAVHSLPYDPSNNYYVCRKP, from the coding sequence ATGGGGACCGAGTTCGACGACGCCCGAGCCACTGCGTTTCTCGACCAGATGCGCACCATCCTCAACCACGGCATGGCCGCCTCCATGATCGGCATCGGCCATCGGGTCGGCCTGTTCGACACCATGGCCCGACTCGGTGGCCGCGGCGCCCCGTCGACCGAGGTGGCCGATCTCGCCGGTCTGCACGAGCGGTACGTGCGCGAATGGCTCGACGCGATGACGGTCGCACGGATCGTCGAGTACGACTCGAACACCGACGCCTACCGACTGCCTCCGGAGCACGCGGCGTTCACCACCCGCTCGGCGGGCATGGCGAACATGGCGTCGTACGCGCAGTACATCTCGCTGTGCGCCGCCGTCGAGGACGAACTGGTCGAGTGTTTCCGGCACGGCGGTGGCGTCCCGTACGAGTCGTTCGACCGCTTCCATGCGGTGATGGCCGAGACGAGCGGCATGCGGTTCGACGCCCTCCTGGTCGACGTGGTGCTGCCCCTGGTCCCGGGCGTCGTCGAACTGCTCGAACACGGCATCCGCGTCGCCGACGTCGGATGCGGTCGAGGGCACGCCGTCAATCTGATGGCCGAGGCGTTCCCACGGTCCACCTTCGTCGGCATCGACTTCTCGGAGACGGCACTCGAGATCGGACGCGCCGAAGCAGCCGAGCGCGGCCTCACGAACGCGTCGTTCATCGCGGCCGACGCCGCCGAGCTCGGCGACGAGCACCGCTACGACTTCATCACCACGTTCGACGCCGTCCACGACCAGGCCCACCCGAGGGCGATGGTCGACGGCATCTTCCGATCGCTCGCTCCCGGCGGACACTGGCTGTGCGCCGACATCCGCGCCTCCAGCCACGTCGGTGAGAACCTCGATCACCCGATGGGGTCGTTCATGTACGGCGTGTCGTGCCAACACTGCATGACCGTGTCGCTCGCCTACGACGGCGAGGGGCTCGGAGCGATGTGGGGTGTGCACCGTGCCAAGGCGCTGTTCGCCGAGTCGGGGTTCACCGACATCGCCGTGCACAGCCTCCCGTACGACCCGTCGAACAACTATTACGTGTGCCGCAAGCCCTGA
- a CDS encoding SDR family NAD(P)-dependent oxidoreductase — MVDPLQQFRLDGKVAVVTGASSGLGARFARVLHAVGATVVVTARRAERLDALVAELPGAIAIAADVGEAADRERLVAEALDRAGRIDVLVNNAGIGVTVGIDDETLDTFEQVLAVNTTAVWHLVKLVVPHMAERGSGSIVNVASMLGHVGSAPIKQANYCASKGAVVNLTRELALQLGRKGIRVNALSPGYFPSEMTAGMESDEGSQRYIATYGGMPRMGEEHELDGALLLLATDAGSYVNGHSLLVDGGFTAR; from the coding sequence ATGGTCGATCCTCTCCAGCAGTTCCGACTCGACGGCAAGGTCGCCGTCGTCACGGGTGCCTCGTCGGGCCTCGGCGCCCGGTTCGCCCGAGTGCTGCACGCCGTCGGCGCGACCGTGGTCGTCACCGCTCGGCGCGCCGAGCGCCTCGACGCACTCGTCGCCGAGCTGCCCGGTGCGATCGCGATCGCCGCCGACGTCGGTGAGGCCGCTGATCGGGAGCGACTCGTCGCCGAAGCGCTCGATCGTGCCGGTCGCATCGACGTCCTCGTCAACAACGCCGGGATCGGGGTGACGGTCGGCATCGACGACGAGACGCTCGACACCTTCGAGCAGGTGCTGGCGGTGAACACCACCGCCGTCTGGCATCTGGTCAAGCTGGTGGTTCCCCACATGGCCGAGCGGGGGAGCGGTTCGATCGTCAATGTCGCTTCGATGCTCGGCCACGTCGGCTCGGCCCCGATCAAGCAGGCGAACTACTGCGCGAGCAAGGGAGCAGTGGTGAACCTCACCCGCGAACTCGCCCTCCAGCTCGGTCGGAAGGGGATTCGGGTCAATGCGTTGTCGCCCGGCTATTTCCCGTCGGAGATGACGGCCGGCATGGAGTCCGATGAGGGCAGCCAACGCTACATCGCCACCTACGGCGGGATGCCACGAATGGGGGAGGAACACGAACTCGACGGTGCACTGCTCCTGCTCGCGACCGACGCCGGTTCGTACGTCAACGGTCATTCCCTCCTGGTCGACGGCGGCTTCACCGCCCGGTGA
- a CDS encoding AAA family ATPase, whose amino-acid sequence MEPMSNTATIDATTAARVADVAGSIRSSVERVIAGRTDTIDTVLACLFARGHLLIEDIPGVGKTLLAQALAASIGGSFHRIQGTPDLLPGDVTGTMVPHGDEFELRFRPGPIFSNIVVFDELNRANPRTQSALLEATEEAAVTVDGTTRELPHPFVLVATQNPVEMAGTYPLGEGALDRFTAVVTPGRASADDEVDVLTGRRGRSQLSSVTPVVDIDDVVGAQRSVDGVFVADPIARWIVDVLAATRTHPQVRLGASTRGGVALVALARARAAMAGRHYVVPDDVASLAVPALAHRVIVANAAGSVDAGREVIAECLNRVPAPTA is encoded by the coding sequence ATGGAACCGATGTCGAACACGGCCACGATCGACGCGACCACCGCCGCACGTGTGGCCGACGTGGCGGGCAGCATCCGTTCGTCGGTCGAGCGCGTCATCGCCGGTCGCACCGACACGATCGACACGGTGCTGGCGTGCCTGTTCGCGCGCGGCCACCTGCTGATCGAAGACATCCCCGGCGTCGGCAAGACCTTGCTCGCCCAGGCGCTCGCGGCGTCGATCGGTGGCTCGTTCCATCGCATCCAGGGCACACCCGACCTGCTCCCCGGCGACGTGACCGGCACGATGGTGCCCCACGGTGACGAGTTCGAGCTGCGGTTCCGACCCGGTCCGATCTTCTCGAACATCGTCGTGTTCGACGAGCTGAACCGCGCGAACCCGCGCACCCAGTCGGCCTTACTCGAGGCGACCGAGGAGGCAGCGGTCACCGTCGACGGCACGACTCGTGAACTGCCGCACCCGTTCGTGCTCGTCGCGACCCAGAACCCGGTCGAGATGGCGGGCACGTATCCCCTCGGCGAAGGGGCACTCGACCGGTTCACCGCAGTGGTCACGCCCGGCCGTGCCAGCGCCGACGACGAGGTCGACGTGCTCACCGGGCGGCGAGGCCGCTCGCAGCTCTCGTCGGTCACGCCGGTGGTCGACATCGACGACGTCGTCGGAGCACAGCGTTCGGTCGACGGTGTGTTCGTCGCCGACCCGATCGCCCGGTGGATCGTCGACGTCCTTGCGGCGACTCGCACGCACCCGCAGGTGCGGCTCGGTGCCTCGACCCGTGGTGGCGTCGCCCTCGTGGCGCTCGCTCGCGCTCGGGCGGCGATGGCGGGTCGTCACTACGTCGTTCCCGACGACGTGGCGTCGCTCGCCGTACCGGCGCTCGCTCATCGTGTCATCGTCGCCAACGCCGCCGGGTCGGTCGACGCCGGCCGCGAGGTGATTGCCGAATGCCTGAACCGGGTCCCGGCGCCGACGGCGTGA